The genomic stretch ATGTTATGAAAATCTAAATCAAGAACATGGATCTTTCGCAGGCTGGTCAGGAATCTTTTAGGTCTATCACTCGATCCTACTACAGAGGAGCAGCAGGAGCACTATTGGTTTATGACATAACCAGGTTGGCATTTATGTGGTGGTTTGTTTGGAGTGTCAAATTGATTGGCTTTTTGATAATGTCTCCAACTGAAACAGGGTGTTTTCGATTCTTGTCATCTAGGAGGGAGACATTTAATCATCTAGTGAGCTGGCTCGAGGATGCCCGGCAGCATGCCAATCCCAACATGACAATCATGCTCATTGGGAACAAGTGTGATCTTGCCCATCGGAGGGCCGTCAGCAAAGAGGAAGGGGAACAATTTGCAAATGAGAATGGGCTTATATTCATGGAGGCatctgctagaacagcccaaaaTGTTGAGGAGGTGATGTACCTAAGCCCTGGTTGATCCTTTCCATATATTGTTGCCTCAATTGACCATAGTCTTTTGTGACAATTTTAATCTTGTCTACTTTCTTACACCTATACCCTAATGTTTTTAATACTCATGgagtggaaaaaaaattccaggcCTTCATAAGCACTGCTGCAAAGATACTTCAGAAGATACAAGAAGGTGTATTTGATGTGTCAAATGAGGTAAAATACTCTAATTTGAGAATCTATCCCTGATCCTGAGATGCAttgtattttgaaaattttctagtACTCTTGAATCTCACTCCAGGAAATCAAGTCCTGCATGCACAGGTACTTGTTGCATGTAGATATCTGCATTTGCATCTGGATGGACCATGGAGTAGCAAAACTCGCCATCCAATGTTTCCTACATAAATCCTGCTTCTACTAGACTGATTGAACCTTTCGTAGGTTACAAGTCGGACAAAAACGTATTTATCATTTGATGAGGTCAAGTTTTAGCCCGGTTGGGAACACCATGTAATGTTAGGTTCAAATTTTCCCTTCTGAATGTCTTTGGAGGCCCAGGCAGGGATGGCAGGTCCATCCTCCCTTGaccaaacaatttcttttgcttATAAATTAGACAAGGACAAGACCTTGTATCTGATCCTTTTCGTTGTGATGACAGTCATCTGGCATCAAGGTTGGGTATGGCCGTCCACAAGGGCCAGCAGGAGGTCGAGATGGAACTGTTGCTCAGAGGGGAGGATGTTGCAGCTGATAGGAATCTGTTTCTGATCATTTTGTGAATTTGATCTCTCTAGTCATTCTGTAAAGAGAATCTACTCTCTTCATTCATGGTCATGTAATCTTCAGTAACATGAAATGTATAGGCATTACTTGAACACGTGTTGATAACAGTATCTCCTTTAGATTCACATTTTTTCCGAAATGATCTTCTTTGCGTTGGGACTGTAATTTTCAGACAAATGTTCTGAAACATGGTGTTTAACTTCTTGCATTGCCCTCCTGTGAGGATCATGAGTTGGCATCAATCACTTTGTTAAGGTGGGGTGGGATGAAGTACTGAGAAACTGAGTTGCAATGAAGGAAATGCTGTATCTGATTATAGTCAATTGGGAACAATGTTAATGCTAGCAGTTCATTTGGAGATGCTTGTTTTGCAGAATCAGATGCTgctgcaatatatatatatatatatatatatatataaatatatatatatatatatatttatatatatatattcctatTTAGTTAATCTTGTTTTATCAGTTTTACCATTTTAGACCTAGCATTTTCTCATGGAACAAAACTATTGAGGAAAATGTAAGGTAATATCTACCTTTGTTACCAAGTTTAGAGACTCCACCCTTTCTTTCTGAGCCATGTAAAGCCTGCATGATTTGCAAAGCTTCGAATAAATAGTTTCCAGGGGCATTCATCTGTAGTCTTTCCTAAAGAAGATTAAACACTTAAAAACAATATATGGTGATCAGCACATCTTATTGATCTCCATTTTGGGCTAGATGCAGAGCTGCTGAGACTCCTTGCAGTTCAGCCTCAAATGCTTATTCACATGTTCCTGCCCCAATGCTGACTTGCCACACTGGTAAGAGTTTGTTAGTAATTCACAtgtggggtggtcatttcaccccatGTATGTCTGGTTGCAAGGCCAATGTCACCAAAAAGgcataaatgaaaaagagagtgaaagagGAGTATGTTGAGGTTAGGGATGTGAATGGATCGAATGACGGAGATCCGTATATTGTATATGGATacttctaaatggatagagatccgaatcaaatttgaatttttgaccATCTTCTTCCCTCACTAATTGAGGTTGAGTGTTGAAGTGGAATCCGTGTGAGTGGgttttggatgtgtgtgtgtgggtggaGTATGTTGATGTAGAGTGGGTTACTTGTTGAGGTGGATTCTTTGTGAGTgggttttgagagagagagatctcaaGTCACAACCCCTTTGATCAAATTCCTTACCCTTTATCCAAAAGTAAAGCTATCCATCATCTTCACCCTTATCCTAGAGGGttcaaaatttccttttccCATGCTGAAAAGACTTTTATCGTGGATGGTGGAAGAGAAACTGGTTTGTTTGGCATTGTTGAAAACAAATAGACATGGTAACATTAGAAAATAATGAGattgaattattttttatgatttaaaaaaCAGGTATGATCAGTCAAGATTTTATCTTCTCTATTTAATGGTTGAAATTAGATTGGGCGTATTGGCCAATACATATCGGTATCATCCATGTCCGATACTGATAGCTACCTGATCTTATATTGGTGGAACGGTTTCAAATTCTAGTATAATATTTCTCCATATTAACAATTAGGAGTAGGTAGGTGGTAGACCAACAAAGGTAAGTTTGCGAGGTTTGGTATACTGGCTGGCTACCTTATAtgtgtttcttttttccatCCAACTCTCCCGGACGATAAAGGTCTATGTGGTTGCATTCATTGTTCTAAGTATTGATATTGAATCGATTATATTGGGTGCTTTTTATTAATTTGTAGCTCTCCAATTCTTATATTTGGCTGATATCGTATCAATTGAACAGTATGAACAAGGGTAAAGAGGTTAAAAAtctattttcttatgaaaattaAGAATATTTTTGTCTGATACGAATGATTCATTACTGATCCAATTGAGTGCAAGGGGATCAAAGGATGTCTTGTTGAAAAATGTAAAGGAATGGTGAGATAACTATTTCTTGGGTATTTCTTttagttcaagtaagtaggtagATAAAGCTTttaccagaaaagaaaaaagaaagaaagaagggtcGGTAGTATAAAGCGTGTCTCACAGTTATGGCCACTTATTTCGTATGGTTAGCTAGAAATAAGTTATTGTTATCTGCCTCTAAACCTAACCCTTCTACCTTAATTTGTGTTATTAATAAATGGATATATCACTGACACCTTCTCAAATACCATCTCTTCTAATACCATATTTGAGGGAGTCTTGAATCACCCTTATTGAACAGCGGGAACTTATTCCTATCAGGTTGGCACATTGATATATTTGATGATAGAGTGGACCTAGTTTTAGGTGATTCAAGATGCACATCAGTGTTGTTGTATAGTTTCAATTTAAGATTGGGCTCCTCTATAGAGTTATAGGGCATATAGTGCACATCCAACTGTTAAGAACGTTTAGACATGCAACCTAAGGCattgttttctttattatatGATATTTAAAAATGGGAAATAGAATTGTGTCAATGTAAGGGTTGTGCCcaaacagagaagaagagagggctGAGTAAATAACTGCCCCACCCACGTAAATGGTGGGTGTACTCCCATTGGCTCTCACATTGATGAAGAAGCTACGCTCTTAAATTGAGGATTTTGTCCTTTAAGAGGTTTCCTAAAAGATCGGGTGATCTATACCACCTTGTGGACCAATGAAAACATTAATAGAAGAATCAACGTAAGTGTTAGGTTGGTTAgatttatcaaaaagaaaaaaaaaaaagtgttaagGTCGGTAAGAAACTTTAGCGAGGTGGGAggacattttttttgtttttgaaagtgTTACCAAACAGGTCTTACGTGTTAGGGTTTCAAGACCCATATCCACAAGAAAGTGGGACCCACTCCCACCCGCATGCTGCCTGTAAAACTGTAATGATTAGGGAATGCCACTTGTCCATCGCAGTAAGATCCTGTTTGGCCAAGTTCTGCGTTGCGGATATGCTTTTCTTAACAATTCTATTTGCCGGTTCTCCACTAGTTTCTCAGGTGGCGCACGCGAACCCAAGAGGGGCGCGGTGGTTTCGGTCCTCATCCCTTGAGATCAAAATCGATCACGaatcaaaccgaaaccgaaccaaattaCATGATTCGTTTTCCCAAGCCCTCTCTGTCTGTTTCGTAACTCCTCCCTGTGTACAGGGTTATAATATGCTATAACATGAATCGGGCTAATTCGGGTTTAAAAACAAATCACTCTATGGCTAATATGATACCAATATATGATACCCATATTGATATTGGTACCGAGTAGGCCAATATCGATATCTATATCTTTTTATGTCCTCAAATGTGACTAGGGGCGTCAAAATTTAACCCAAATTAACGAGacagatcaaaatcaatatgaGCTTATTGATTCATGTTTTAATTTCAGGTCGTATTAAAATCAATAAGATATTGAACTAAATTTAGAATCAGATCGAACCCAATAAAACACGACAAGATATCAATAtcgattcaaaattttattcaaaaaaataaaattttcatatttttgaatatatttacatgataaactgaaaccaaatcgaTAATAAGTTGATAagagaaaccaataaaaaaatcgaaatcaaactgaAACTGTTGCAATATTGGTTGATGTTTTGATTTCACTCAAAACATAAACCGAACGATTGACACACCTCGCTGGATCCCACATAATGAGTGGAGTGTGGGCTGTGCGACTAGACGGGAGAGAGACGCGGATCAGTCGACAGACTCGACACGGACTCCCTAACAAACTTTTCTCCCCGTCGTCGTGAAGCTTTACAGGTGCTTcgttctttctcctctctttcatcTCTATTTACAGATTTACTTACTTTACAACTACTCTCCGTGGCGGAGGCGGTTGGGTTTATACTTAAGCATCGTTTTGCTTTGATCGATGTCTGATCGTCTCTGATCACATAGTATCTGTTTTCTCCCATTGGAAACTGAATCTGATTCCGattcaaatttttgtttttgggaacCGAAAGGTCCGCGAATCGAACGGAATTTCGCCGCTGTTAGGTTTGGGTTGGTACTCATTTGGATCCCTTATTCGATTCTTTCTGAATTACGATTTCCTCTTGTAGACTAAGAATCGAATCTCTAAAGTCTAAATTAAGAGAGTAGAAAGTCCTTCGATTAGAGATCTCCCACTCCTTGTTCTTTCTGTTTGATAGTTTCACAGAGAAGAAGGATTCCATTAAGAGAAGAGCTTTCCTTGCCTGGTTCTTCCAAGTTCCTTCCTAATAGTTGTATACTACTGTGGTatggatttgattttctttcttcttctttttcacttcttcatttcttttctaatgGTTGTTTAAATTCTCACTCCCGTGAATCTCAAcagaaagcaaagaagagagaagatctTTGAATATCACAAGAaagcaaagagaaagaaagaaaaccagaatTGTTCATCATCAAAGCCAGGTATGTCCCCTCCACCGAACTAAGATCCTCTTAATTAATTAAGGTcatcctttctttttctattcttaCTTTTCAAtcttttggatcccttcaatgGGTCCTTTCCTTTCCTAGCATAAAAGTATGTGTTTGAATCATTAAATGCTAAGCCACGCAAGTTTAGGATCAATGGTTGGTATTTTGAATCAGTAAAGGTTAcgtaatatttttaaaatatgtaGTGCTTGTCTTTATTATTTACTTAATCGTTAAGAATTACAATTATTATTGAGGCATCTTATTATGAAACCTTGTTGAAACGCAACCTTTAAAAGCGATGTACAGATTTACAAGATTCGGAAAGATTATCTATAAATAAActtcactatatatatatatatatatagcgaaaaaccctaatctatgTTGAGGGTTTGCTCTAATATTCTTTCTATTAAACTGGATGTCGGACACCAACAAACCTAATATGAAATTGTATTAATTCAAAATATGATACTAATATTAATTGTGCATGCGATTCCTAAACTAAAATATTGCAATGGATCTTTCAAGTGCCCTCAATATAGCATTTCATAGGGTGTCCATTTGTTGGTTCGGTCTACTTTTGGTTAGGTTGAATCAGTTTGGGCTTGATAATAGAAGAATCCAGAACCAAACTAATAAGGAAAGCAAGATTTAGTTTATTTCAACTTTTTAAGTTTCTTTATTGTGTCGTTTTCGATTTGATATCGGTTCTGTTTATCATTTTACATAtacatactaaaaaaaaaaaagggaaaatatgtGTTTTATGATTTTTGGGTTGGTATTGATTTTTACCAGTTTCAATCTGGTTTTTCATATTTGATATGAATTTTTATCAGTTCGGGAattttttgattgatttgaccgatttggtttagggtttgacaccccttCCATTTTCCTTATGGCTCACCAAAGTTGTGTCATAAGTAATGTATTAAATGAAatccatggttctaagtatcagtGTCATATCATGGATATGGATTGGATGAATCAATCAAAACGtggttcaattttgaaattatgTCTGATCCTACCCTggttgtaggggtgtcaaacggtgcagttttggttatttggttttgtttcggttcaatttacattttgataaggtgaaatcaaaaccacACCGGATAAGAATAagctgaaatcaaaatcgttttCATTCGGTTTCGATTTTAGTGATTTTTAATCGATTTTGTTATTCAGTTCACAATCGGTTTACATGGGGTTAATAATGtcgttttagaaaatggtttgctttctacaactagtgtgaatctcatatatattaaattttctaaagagttaagacaatatacatttattttgccaaggacaatatactttttatgtaaaagactacacatattagaattaattaattatgatcctagaaattagaaaatcaagaaatgtGATTGTGTGAAATTGAAGCTCCCTTTTAGTGctttgcttctctttttttctccacTTTTATTGTAGAGGCCCATCAAATTTCAATACTAGGGGCCAGTGAACCATCGGTTTTTCGATTCGGTTTGGTTCTAAATTagaattatggcctataaaaccaaaaccggatCAATTTACTACGATGCGGTTCAGTTCGGTTATAACCTGTCGGTTTCGATTCcgataaacggtttcagttatatattgacaccATTACTTGGTTGCACCCGATTCATTTCGATATTGGTTTGATTCCGACTCTAAAACTTTGGTATGGAGTGGACATATATCATTTAATTTAGGGGTGAAACATGACtcgttgggctgggttttttaaaactCTAATCCAACTTTAGGTCTTTAAAATTCAACCcagacccaacccaactttgttGGGTTTATGTTCAAGCCCAACTTTGTAGGGTTCAAACCAATCCAACCccgccctaattgaccctgtcaAGGTTAGGTTGTGTTGACTTTGGCTTCTACAATgtttggattaaccttgattgacgtattttttctatttatactttatacattaaaaaagtatggaaaaatgaaatatcaatAGGAACCttaaattataatataaaaattcaaggttTAATTTCGGGTCCGATTGGGTCAGGTTGGGCCTGGTTGAGGCCTCAATCCAAGCATGTCCTAACCCTGACCCAGGGTCGGGGGTTTTTAACCCTAATCTGCCCTCAAGATCAAAAAATCTtgatccaaaccctatttgacTCAAAGTGGGCCAAGGCAGGTTCGgattgtcagggccaaactttcacttGTAATTTAAGTAACAAAACCTTTCATATATACCAGGACCTTGTTTATCGGTAgttatgaaataaataataatcctGTATTAACAATTGGGTGGGTTGGGGGGCGGGGGAAGAAGAGCATACTAATGACCTTATGATGATACATGCAAAAGTAATTTTCTGATATACAACTGCCGGTTCCTAACCTCAGATTGGACTGGTTGCTTAATAATTCCGGCCCTAAAGGGTCAATATCGAAATAGGACCAATAAGTGAATCAGTTCGAAACCTCTAATTAATGGGTGGATCAGTTTCGGATCTTGATTGGTtcaagtaataaaataaaataaaatccctaaCACATGATATTCAATAATAATATGCAACCTATCATCATTTTTTCCCCTCAAGTCACGGAAATAGTCCATATAAGTAcaaatacttaaaaaaataaaaaaaatataaatataaataaatgcaCCACCATCTTAGGCTCTCTTTAGTATGATTTccatttgtatttattaattattttttaaaaattatttgtgataataaattatggaccacaaacaatatttgtttggttactatttataaaatagattatataatgagaaaataggtttcagttttGAGCTTCGAatgagagagatgataggatttggggtttttttattggaaaagtataaaacatactgaagttacatatttaccattgattttgagtaattTAGTACACATGCTTATTTAAGACAGTAAAAATCAACACAAATGATTTGttgtcacaaatcacaaatagcttgagagtaatttgtgatttgtgatttattctaatttattataaatagaaataagtgctataaattatattaaacacttgtaaaaatagaaataagtcaaataaatagaaatagaaatcaaaccaaagagagccttaataaaattaagattattttaagatttgtttttaaGTTAGCATTCCTAAATGTACCTTTAAATTAAAAACTGAATCTTTGATAAAATAGTATATGACACAACGGCTACCagttgaaattgaaaaaaaaaaaaaaaaatgtataaaaaagaacaacactcaaaataaaagtttttttttggttgcacacccaaaatagaagatgatactttAGTATTTGTGATGTCTATCGGTCAAAAATTGACCCCTTAATTCTACACAAGCAACCCAAGTAAGAGAAAATATACACAAATAATGCCTGAAATTGAGAAGAAATGGTAAACTGAGGAACAACTTGATTGCTAGTTGGATTTCTCCCAACTGGAAATGTCTTTAGAAGATGAAGCTTAAGGATTTGTGACGTCTATAAGTTGGCAACATATATTTCTTAGGGAGATAAAAGCTGAAATGAGAGATCAATGCATCTATGTGGGTCAGTGTTAGTAGCGTCAAACCGAACATAGAAGAAGCTTATACCCGAGGGTGGAAGAAAATTGActcaaaagagaagaagagaagaaaaatcaaggCCGTAAGAAAGAAGGGGGAAGGCCACACGGCTTGCTCTAGCACTATAGTCACAATATGAGAAACTTCAACTCAATATTCCATTCTCATTCTAAAATCCTCACAGTAAACCCTAATTACCTACTTAATTTatccaaataaaatgaaaaattatataattattatgaaatataaaaaatcttAAGTTTCACAgtagacccaaaacccaattagatccggttcatctctgtTTGAATTCTTAAATGGATCCATGCCAATCAACATAAGAGATGCTTACCCTCCATGACGGCGGCTGATTGAAACTTCTGCCTAAATTGATTATCAATAACCATTTGGGAAAGGttatatatttattaagatAAGCGAATAGGTACTCTGGTCGGTGGAAGACATCAATCAACCATTGACAACACAGAAACGTAGGCCAGTTTCTCTCCAAACTTGGCTCTATATGTACCTAATTGAACTCTTGAGATACAAGTTTTGGAGCAGATGGTTAGTCCCTTCGTTTTCAAGCATGAGTATAGCGTTGGAGGTTACCTCTTATATTTTTCTATGATATAGAAAGTCAAAGtcaaattttctattatgaatGTTTTTGTGGTTGTGGAAGCATGAGCCATTAcgattcattcttaatttaaatgGGGCAAACAACATTGATGAGGgggtgagagagaaaataaattaaaaaaaaaaccttgtgaGATGATATATCTTAAGCGGATAGAATAGGAATCTTTctaaaagaagatgagattagAGGGGGAATCCACACGCCATACCAATGAGGTATGGAAAATGGTATCATTTATATGgtcagagaaaaaaataataaaaaatctcataaaaaacagaaacagtaTCAAATTATAATGGGAAAATTTTACGAAGTTATTATAAAAATTACGTCTAGAGAGACATTTTACATGTTTTTATTAGCAAATCTTAAACATTATTTGAAAATTAGTAGAAGGTTCTCCATATCTCCAATGCAGGGAGGAATCTCCACACCATGCCAATTTTTTGTTATGAAAAAGATATCATTTGTATAGGGTTCACAAatctaaaacagaaaaaagatttaataataaaaaaaataatataagttTCAAAGGAACTGCGTGTGGAAGTTTTCCACTTGGACATTATATGCTTTTCAAAGTGGAGAGATATAGAATAAAGATAATGACTTTTATAGTTTCTTATCCACTCAACCTTAAATAGAATAAAGAGAGGATCTtaccaaaatataaaataaaataaagttaggAATGTAAAATGGATAAAGACATAAAatctcactttattttttactttttggtacaaaagccactttatttatttatttttttaccaagaGAAGCCACTTTTATTTAAGAGCACTTGGAAAAGTAAATGGCTTTCTTAAGGCAGGTGTAACATCAGGTTATTGTCACATATGGCATGTGGTTCCCCTCTTGGTATAATATAATCCATGCATTTTTCCCTTTTGGTATGATAAAATCATGCATTTTCCTCCTTTCGGTATgatacaattttttcttttaaacggTATGACACATTCTTGCAGTATTTTAGTATCAGATTTTTNNNNNNNNNNNNNNNNNNNNNNNNNNNNNNNccccccccaaaaaaaaatatatatatatatatatattatttatcaGATTAATAATTTGAAACTGCTTAGTGAATATACTTAAAGGACCTCCTGTGACAATTGTTCCTTTGGATGGAAAACACCAATACCTAGATGTGCTCATCGTGTGGCTGTCAAAAGTGGCCTAGGGTGAGTCTTGTCTTATGGAATCACACTTAAAGAATAGAATGAGTTTAGTGATGTTCATGTGTAAACCATTAGCTGTATATATAACCTAAATCCTCTTCTTTGTCTGTATTTGATGAATTGGTAAAGGTATTGTCCTAGATGATGACAGGTGCATCCACAAATCCTGCATCATGAAATTGGTCAATTAGGCCATTCAATGTATCAATGAGGATGAGTGATATGATGAAAACTCCTACAAAAGCAGTGATATGGTGAATTTTTTCAACATGAATTTGTTTTTACTTCAAGTGTAGAGAAGGTAGAATCTCTTCACTGTGGTTGAAGGAAAATTGAACCCAATTAAAAGTAacttattggaaaaaaaaattgttaaaaagaaGATACATACGAGATTTAGCTGACAAACATGGTTTTCaacttaaattttaaaatgaattgaaaGTAAAACAAGTTTACCCTATTCAAATCtatttagttaaaaaaagcttAAATTTTGAACATAATCTGCTTCGCAGCTGATGCTATCGATGTTGAAAGGATAGACTTTGTCATATATTgatgtcttttatttctttttattaatattCATCGCTTAccttttttgaaaaaagaaaaaaaaagttgactaccgtattatttttttagccatttttgttttgttgtacATTTTTCTTGAAAATGTTATTTTACATGCaaagttgaaaaaaattgagatgtTTTTAATCGAATGTGTTTACTCTAGTTATAACAATGGTTCCAAAATTTGTGAATGATTTaaaattttgtaaataaatTGACCTCAAGatttttcactaaaaatttAAGTTTCAGCATTACTATGAAAtgaatgaaatggtaaaaagaACCATTGAAAAATATAAAGCTATCGAGATGTATCTGTGCAATTACATAATGTGATATATGGTTGAATATCAgatatatttattaattatttttattatttattattttttatattttggttgaaatattgatgattggattaaaaaaaaaagagaaaaaaaataaaacatcgCAATCAATACCTATGTAAATCAGATTATTTTAAactcaaatcaaatcaatagacTCAAAATTTATGATTCCGAGCCTAAAAATTGACGTATGACTAATTTAGAATCTAAATCGTTCCTTGAAAATCCAAGGGCCTGAATTGCCATGAAAACCTTTGGAGGGCAGTTCAGTAATTTCATTGTGGATGGTACAGCACACATGAAGTGCTTTTGCCTCCTCTGTTTTTTCGCCtcctttattttatgaaaaatggcgataactttttttttttggtaactaaaAATGGCGATGACGATAAGGATGAAAGATAGATGAATTGTTTAAAACTAGAAAGGGAGGACCGGCTTTCAGTATAAGAAGGAAATACGGTTAAGATACTTCTTCAATtcattctcttccattcttctggattttttagagaaaatggCCGGAGAGCTTGGAACTAATTCCACCGACTATAGAATGGAGCTTCTATCGCCAACAAGGGAGGGAGAAGCAGTAACTGAGACGAACGAGCACTCATGGAGGTTGAACGCTGGGGAATTTCGCTTGCCGGAAAAGCCCAACAACTCTCATGTtagttttggagattttttggCTCTGAGTAAGTTCTCAAgttcatattcttcttcttcttcttcttcatctaagTTTTTCTCTTAATATGATTAATGGGCGTCTCTTGGGTCTAATAACCCTTCGTTCtcagggagaaaaagaaagaaaggaaagattgCAAAATATTACCAAAGGCAGGAGGACCTTCTTAAAGGTTTCAATGAGATGGAAACAATGAATGAATCGGGCTTTGTGCCTGGAGCCCTCACAGAGGTtagtgttctctctctctctctctctctctctctctctctctctctctctctctttgtgaaAAGAAATAACTTAACATCCTCTGTTTCTTGACAGGGTGAACTAAAA from Macadamia integrifolia cultivar HAES 741 chromosome 11, SCU_Mint_v3, whole genome shotgun sequence encodes the following:
- the LOC122093402 gene encoding ras-related protein RABB1b-like (The sequence of the model RefSeq protein was modified relative to this genomic sequence to represent the inferred CDS: added 186 bases not found in genome assembly), coding for MSYDYLFKYIIIGDTGVGKSCLLLQFTDKRFQPVHDLTIGVEFGARMVTIDSRPIKLQIWDTAGQESFRSITRSYYRGAAGALLVYDITRRETFNHLVSWLEDARQHANPNMTIMLIGNKCDLAHRRAVSKEEGEQFANENGLIFMEASARTAQNVEEAFISTAAKILQKIQEGVFDVSNESSGIKVGYGRPQGPAGGRDGTVAQRGGCCS